A genome region from Trachemys scripta elegans isolate TJP31775 chromosome 2, CAS_Tse_1.0, whole genome shotgun sequence includes the following:
- the EDN1 gene encoding endothelin-1, which yields MDCTQMILSLLFVLCPGAQDTALGAELSAAAAASVAEVRPSSATWPLRRSKRCSCSSLMDKECVYFCHLDIIWINTPERTVPYGLGGPSRSRRSLEDTTPRKQPESSKRCRCANQKDKRCLNFCQTGKELWAQSTMEKGWDHLNKGEDCLGLGLKCVHRQLLNSRKMRRLEAIGNSIKASFSIAKLKAALHEVKRLKHNRTHKRQSIWESLKTTS from the exons ATGGATTGTACACAGATGATTCTCTCCCTGCTCTTCGTGCTCTGCCCAGGAGCCCAGGACACAG ccttaggTGCTGAACTGAGCGCTGCTGCGGCCGCTTCTGTCGCCGAGGTTCGTCCTTCTAGCGCCACCTGGCCGCTGCGCAGGTCTAagcgctgctcctgctcctccttgATGGACAAGGAGTGTGTCTACTTCTGCCACCTCGATATCATCTGGATCAACACCCCGGA GCGGACTGTGCCGTATGGGCTTGGTGGCCCTTCTCGATCGAGGCGGTCTCTGGAAGATACAACCCCTCGGAAGCAACCAGAATCTAGCAAGAGATGCCGGTGTGCCAACCAAAAAGACAAGAGGTGTCTGAACTTCTGCCAAACAGGAAAAGAACTCTG GGCTCAGTCCACAATGGAGAAGGGCTGGGATCATCTTAACAAAGGTGAAGATTGCCTGGGACTTGGACTGAAGTGTGTGCACAGGCAACTACTTAACAGCAGGAAAATGAGAAG ACTAGAAGCCATTGGTAACAGTATCAAAGCTTCCTTCAGTATCGCAAAGTTAAAGGCTGCACTGCATGAAGTGAAGAGGCTGAAGCATAACAGAACACATAAAAGGCAAAGCATCTGGGAAAGTCTGAAAACAACTTCTTAG